In one Cyprinus carpio isolate SPL01 chromosome B2, ASM1834038v1, whole genome shotgun sequence genomic region, the following are encoded:
- the LOC122136335 gene encoding E3 ubiquitin/ISG15 ligase TRIM25-like: MFVSLCSCSKMAEARISVDQKEFMCAVCLDLLKDPVAIPCGHSYCKSCITDCWDQEDQKRVYSCPQCRQTFSSRPALARNTILAEMVEKLKKTRLSADCDAGDVQCDVCTGRKYKAVKSCLVCLESYCQTHFERHEEYHSRKPHKVTEATGRLQDMICQKHEKILEVFCRTDQKCICLLCTIIEHKNHDIVPAEDQRTEKQKQLKETQKTLQQRIQQREKDLQQLREIVEFHKVSLEK; encoded by the exons atgtttgtgtctctgtgttcctgcagtaaaatggcagaagccagaatTTCAGTGGATCAGAAAGAGTTTATGTGtgcagtgtgtctggatctcctgaaggatccagtggccattccctgtggacacagttactgtaagagctgtattacagactgctgggatcaggaggatcagaagagagtctacagctgccctcagtgcagacagaccttcagttcaagacctgctttagctagaaacaccatCTTGGCTGaaatggtggagaaactgaagaagaccagactctctgctgactgtgacgctggagatgtgcagtgtgacgtctgtactggaagaaaatacaaagccgtcaagtcctgtctggtgtgtctggagtcttactgtcaaactcattttgagCGTCACGAGGAGTATCATTCACGTAAACCACACAAAGTGACtgaagccactggacgactgcaggacatgatctgccagaaacatgagaagatcctcgaggttttctgtcgcactgatcAGAAGTGTATATGTCTGCTGTGTACGAttattgaacataaaaaccatgacattgTACCAGCTGAAGaccagaggacagagaaacag aagcagctgaaggagacgcagaagacgctccagcagagaatccagcagagagagaaagatctccagcagctgagagagatTGTGGAGTttcataaggtgagtctggagaag
- the LOC109056275 gene encoding cold-inducible RNA-binding protein-like encodes MSDEGKLFVGGLSFDTTEQSLEDAFSKYGVITNVHVARNRETNRSRGFGFVTFENPDDAKDALEGMNGKSVDGRTIRVDEAGKGGGGGGRSGGGSYRGGGGRGGGGGGFFRGGRGRGGGGGYGGGDRSYGSDRSYCGGGGYKSGRCGESVVV; translated from the exons ATGTCTGACGAGGGGAAGCTGTTTGTCGGCGGTCTGAGTTTCGATACCACCGAACAGTCGCTAGAGGACGCCTTCTCCAAATATGGCGTCATCACCAACG TTCACGTGGCCAGGAACCGAGAAACCAACAGATCCAGAGGATTCGGTTTCGTGACCTTCGAGAATCCAGACGATGCGAAGGACGCGCTTGAAGGAATGAATGGAAAG TCTGTGGACGGCCGGACGATCCGTGTGGACGAGGCTGGGAAGGGCGGCGGCGGTGGAGGCCGGTCCGGCGGTGGATCCTACAGAGGTGGAGGAGGacgaggaggtggaggcggaggCTTCTTCAGAGGCGGCCGAGGAAGAGGAG GCGGGGGCGGCTATGGTGGTGGAGACCGCAGTTATGGGAGTGACCGAAGCTACTGCGGCGGTGGAGGATATAAGAGTGGTCGTTGTGGTGAAAGTGTGGTTGTT